The following proteins come from a genomic window of Methanothermobacter sp.:
- a CDS encoding Xaa-Pro peptidase family protein — translation MPYSELENRMKRFKAKLNEKDPQWEMAVIFTKINQYYFTGTMQDGILIIPKDDEPIFWVRRSYERALDESNFKDIRRMYSFRDASQALEKIPEKIYLETESLPLGLYERFKKYFPIKEYKKVDPIIGMVRAVKSEYELKLMRKSGEKHQHILEDIVPEILYEGMSEAELGAKLFQIMIDEGYHGVTRFGMFDTEMLLGHIGFGETSIYPSYFNGASGNRGLSPAAPLLGSRHRKLKKDDLVYVDIGFGIEGYHTDKTMTYTFGRIPREAIEAHKECVEIQNEIASMLKPGISPSEIYNIIIEGLDEDFRKNFMGFNNHQVKFLGHGIGLLIDEVPVIAEKFKEPLEENMTLAIEPKKGIKGVGMVGIENTFIVTHTGGECITGDNPGLIPLS, via the coding sequence GTGCCCTACAGTGAACTTGAAAATCGTATGAAACGATTTAAAGCCAAGCTGAATGAGAAAGATCCACAATGGGAGATGGCAGTGATCTTCACCAAGATAAACCAATATTATTTTACTGGGACAATGCAAGATGGCATCCTAATCATACCCAAGGATGATGAGCCAATATTCTGGGTGAGGCGCAGCTACGAACGTGCATTGGACGAATCCAATTTCAAGGATATAAGGCGCATGTATAGTTTCCGCGACGCCAGCCAAGCTCTCGAAAAAATCCCAGAAAAGATATACCTTGAAACAGAAAGCCTACCCCTTGGATTATATGAAAGATTCAAAAAATATTTCCCCATCAAAGAATATAAAAAGGTTGATCCCATCATAGGAATGGTGAGAGCCGTAAAAAGTGAATATGAACTTAAACTAATGAGAAAATCCGGGGAAAAACACCAACACATACTCGAAGACATCGTACCTGAGATCCTATATGAGGGTATGAGCGAAGCCGAACTCGGCGCAAAACTCTTCCAAATAATGATAGACGAAGGATACCATGGTGTCACAAGATTTGGAATGTTCGACACCGAAATGCTACTCGGGCACATAGGCTTCGGTGAGACCTCGATATACCCATCATACTTCAACGGGGCCAGTGGAAACCGCGGATTGTCACCAGCAGCACCACTACTCGGAAGCCGCCACCGAAAACTAAAAAAAGATGACCTAGTTTATGTTGATATTGGCTTTGGAATAGAAGGTTATCATACAGATAAGACAATGACATACACCTTTGGCAGAATCCCAAGGGAGGCCATTGAAGCCCACAAAGAGTGCGTTGAAATCCAGAATGAGATTGCATCAATGCTAAAACCTGGTATAAGCCCATCAGAAATTTACAATATTATAATAGAAGGGCTTGATGAGGATTTCCGCAAAAACTTCATGGGCTTCAACAACCACCAAGTTAAGTTCCTGGGTCATGGCATAGGCCTCTTAATTGATGAAGTGCCAGTGATAGCCGAAAAATTCAAAGAACCGCTCGAGGAGAACATGACATTGGCGATCGAACCCAAAAAAGGCATCAAGGGTGTGGGGATGGTTGGAATTGAAAACACATTCATAGTAACACATACTGGGGGAGAATGCATTACTGGGGACAATCCAGGTCTCATCCCACTCTCATAA
- a CDS encoding cobaltochelatase subunit CobN yields MKRTILLILCISIFYMIGTAAAENTTKNPEILIISSSPNEVALINKVAEDPAIKGKINIRGEPGRTDSNLTYEVKGDVIIFGTRSGLSAPVWEALKDKVETAKNNGSYVMICVEPSSRQNYAPILHLQNIDTNDPRYTETLKYLNYTCYENLKRLTIFLAVSLCNYTATIEPPIQRPLWGIYHPEAPEIFNNLTNYLQWYKTIRYNETSPTVGILTTEYSDMARDGPLLDALIRTFEAKKANVIVATYTYRDPKSIEYFLLDGKPIIDVAIVISRGGSLNSQNWTKGIEDLQKLNVTVLNGIRIFSPNITVQDWENSIQGVPPNELYQLAFAEMDGIIEPIVISAKETDPQTGVIYNKPIEYQIEWLADRTLSWAKLKRTPNNLKKIIITYYSEGGGKANIGADIDYYLNAQASIKRLLEAMKERGYNVGDKPIPSEDELAKLMAEIGSNIGTWAPGELEKRIKEGQVILISEEEYLQWFNELPESKKKEVIDVWGPPPGKIMVYANSTGKYIVIPRLEFGNIILAPEPVWGWLQDNNTLYNTGKLPPTHQLLAFYWWINKVYDADAILSIFSIVELMPGKQAGLSAEDWGAILLQDTPIIHVLPMDAPAIFDKRRANMLIINFMTPVLLPASLYGNLTSIYDNIKFYRETADTTLKEAYKQEIINQTKELGLEYNPEKDFEKFIDEVIACLEDIKASYMPYGSHTLGVVPQGDQLIQMLQAMLPDEIDKETSKLLLKEVIFNNLTPEEAQLKILGNTTPKITEYLKLAIDYNQRIQESKNEITSLLNALEGAYIIPGPRGDPIKNPEALLTGRNPYPFDPRTIPTKVAWETAKKLVDKFLEEYLEEHGEYPVKIAYVLWACETMRHQGVMESEILYLLGVKPVWDSRGRVKDVELITDLGRPRIDVTIITSGIYRDLHMDIINLLDKAIKLAASANDTQNYVKINSQKIYEKLKAEGYNESEAMKLSLLRIFSEEPEAYSPGLQEIIPASDTWQDREEIANFYIERMSAAYSTDTWGVRIPNVFKENLREVNVSMFSRSSNLYGALEHPMVAAYLGGLSLAIEKVSGSQPSMYINNLRSEAKIETFTQFLNRDILSRYFNPTWIKGMMENGYDGARYMDSFIENLWMWQVTNPSLVKESTWNQVANIYVMDTYNLGLGDFFNNANPYAKTSIIARLLETARKGYWNPTVETRTYLANEYINMVNQYGVACCHHTCGNIVFNQWVVSVSSLNSASLQRFAGVFAAATGAKISVPGGPGVPGQPGSGIPSVPGQSSPGYIGGQVGGNGQSSPGYIGGQVGRGVETVSGGLAASAGVVPGAGPGGGGSSAGKTGKVFEVVASSRGGAGSQMPFYALLGVVSIVLLIGAGYIFKGSGKL; encoded by the coding sequence ATGAAACGAACAATATTACTCATACTTTGCATCAGCATATTCTACATGATAGGAACAGCCGCAGCAGAAAACACAACAAAAAATCCAGAAATCCTCATAATAAGCTCCAGTCCAAACGAAGTTGCACTAATCAACAAAGTAGCAGAAGACCCAGCAATCAAAGGCAAAATAAACATAAGAGGAGAACCCGGAAGAACAGACAGCAACCTCACCTATGAAGTGAAAGGAGACGTTATAATCTTCGGGACAAGAAGCGGCCTCAGCGCACCAGTATGGGAAGCCCTAAAAGACAAAGTCGAAACAGCGAAAAACAATGGATCATATGTGATGATCTGCGTAGAACCATCATCACGCCAAAACTACGCCCCAATATTACACCTACAAAACATCGACACCAACGACCCACGCTACACCGAAACACTCAAATACCTCAACTACACATGTTATGAAAACCTAAAACGCCTCACAATTTTTCTAGCAGTTTCCCTCTGCAATTACACAGCCACAATAGAACCGCCAATACAAAGACCACTATGGGGAATATACCACCCAGAAGCCCCAGAAATATTCAACAACCTCACAAACTACCTACAATGGTACAAAACCATAAGATATAATGAGACTTCCCCCACGGTAGGTATACTCACCACAGAATACAGTGACATGGCAAGGGACGGGCCACTACTAGACGCCCTTATAAGAACATTCGAAGCAAAAAAAGCCAATGTAATAGTGGCAACATACACCTACAGAGACCCCAAATCAATAGAATACTTCCTATTAGATGGTAAACCCATAATAGACGTTGCAATAGTAATCTCAAGGGGCGGATCCCTCAACTCCCAAAATTGGACCAAGGGAATCGAAGACCTCCAGAAGCTCAACGTAACGGTCTTAAATGGCATCCGCATATTCTCACCTAACATAACAGTACAAGACTGGGAAAACAGCATACAAGGCGTACCACCAAACGAACTTTACCAACTTGCATTCGCAGAAATGGATGGAATCATAGAACCCATAGTAATAAGTGCAAAGGAAACAGACCCCCAAACAGGGGTCATCTACAACAAACCAATAGAATACCAGATAGAATGGTTAGCAGACAGAACATTATCATGGGCCAAACTCAAAAGAACCCCAAATAACCTCAAAAAGATAATAATAACCTATTATAGTGAAGGTGGCGGTAAAGCGAATATTGGCGCTGACATCGACTACTACCTAAACGCCCAAGCAAGCATAAAAAGACTACTAGAAGCCATGAAAGAAAGAGGCTACAACGTTGGCGACAAGCCAATACCATCAGAAGACGAACTAGCAAAACTAATGGCAGAGATAGGCAGCAACATCGGCACATGGGCTCCCGGAGAACTAGAAAAAAGAATCAAAGAAGGCCAAGTTATATTAATAAGCGAGGAAGAATACCTCCAATGGTTCAATGAACTCCCAGAAAGCAAGAAAAAAGAGGTAATAGATGTTTGGGGGCCTCCACCCGGGAAAATCATGGTCTATGCCAATAGTACAGGAAAATATATTGTTATACCCCGGTTAGAGTTTGGTAACATAATACTTGCACCAGAACCAGTATGGGGATGGTTACAAGACAACAACACCTTATATAATACTGGTAAATTGCCACCGACACACCAACTACTAGCATTCTATTGGTGGATTAATAAAGTCTATGATGCAGATGCAATACTCTCAATATTCAGTATAGTGGAATTGATGCCAGGAAAACAGGCAGGACTTTCAGCAGAAGACTGGGGTGCAATACTACTCCAAGACACCCCAATCATACACGTGCTGCCAATGGATGCACCGGCCATATTCGACAAGAGAAGAGCCAACATGCTAATCATAAATTTCATGACACCAGTACTCCTACCAGCTAGTCTCTACGGCAACCTAACAAGCATATACGATAACATCAAATTCTACAGGGAAACAGCAGACACAACACTAAAAGAAGCATATAAACAAGAGATCATAAACCAAACAAAAGAATTAGGATTAGAATACAACCCAGAAAAGGACTTTGAAAAGTTTATTGACGAAGTCATAGCATGCCTAGAGGATATCAAAGCCAGTTATATGCCATATGGTTCCCACACCCTCGGTGTTGTCCCGCAGGGCGACCAACTAATACAAATGTTACAAGCAATGCTACCAGATGAAATCGACAAGGAAACATCAAAACTCTTACTCAAAGAGGTGATATTCAATAATCTCACACCAGAAGAAGCCCAACTCAAAATACTTGGCAACACAACACCAAAGATCACAGAATATTTAAAACTTGCAATAGACTACAACCAGAGGATCCAAGAATCCAAAAATGAAATAACAAGCTTACTTAACGCACTAGAGGGCGCATACATAATCCCAGGCCCCCGGGGCGATCCTATAAAGAATCCAGAGGCCCTACTAACCGGTAGAAACCCCTACCCATTCGATCCAAGAACCATACCAACAAAGGTTGCATGGGAAACAGCGAAAAAACTCGTGGACAAATTTCTAGAAGAGTACTTGGAAGAACATGGAGAATACCCAGTGAAAATCGCATATGTATTATGGGCATGTGAAACAATGAGACACCAAGGAGTCATGGAATCAGAAATACTATACCTACTAGGTGTGAAACCAGTGTGGGATTCAAGGGGCAGAGTAAAAGATGTTGAACTCATAACAGACCTTGGAAGGCCACGGATCGACGTTACAATCATAACCTCTGGCATCTACAGAGATCTTCACATGGACATCATAAACCTCCTTGACAAGGCCATTAAACTTGCCGCAAGTGCCAATGACACCCAAAATTATGTTAAAATCAACTCCCAGAAAATCTATGAAAAACTAAAAGCTGAAGGTTACAATGAATCAGAGGCCATGAAACTTTCACTCCTCAGGATATTTTCAGAAGAACCAGAAGCATATTCACCTGGACTCCAAGAAATCATACCAGCAAGTGACACATGGCAGGACAGAGAAGAAATAGCTAACTTTTACATTGAAAGGATGTCAGCCGCCTACAGCACCGACACCTGGGGAGTGAGGATCCCAAATGTCTTTAAAGAAAATCTCCGCGAAGTAAATGTTTCAATGTTCAGTAGAAGTTCAAACCTTTACGGCGCACTAGAACATCCAATGGTAGCAGCATACCTAGGTGGTCTCAGTCTCGCAATAGAAAAGGTCTCAGGGTCACAACCATCAATGTATATAAATAATCTCAGAAGTGAGGCAAAAATCGAAACATTCACACAATTCCTCAACAGGGACATTCTAAGCCGTTACTTCAACCCAACCTGGATAAAAGGTATGATGGAAAACGGCTATGATGGCGCCAGATACATGGACTCATTCATAGAAAATCTTTGGATGTGGCAGGTCACAAACCCCAGCCTCGTGAAAGAATCGACATGGAATCAAGTAGCCAACATATATGTAATGGACACTTATAACCTAGGCTTAGGAGATTTCTTCAATAATGCAAATCCTTATGCAAAAACTTCGATCATAGCAAGGTTACTTGAAACAGCAAGGAAAGGCTACTGGAATCCCACAGTAGAGACTAGAACATACCTTGCCAATGAATACATAAACATGGTAAACCAGTATGGTGTTGCTTGCTGCCATCATACTTGTGGTAATATTGTGTTTAATCAGTGGGTTGTGAGTGTTTCGTCATTGAATTCTGCGAGCCTTCAGAGGTTTGCGGGTGTGTTTGCAGCGGCTACTGGAGCGAAGATCAGTGTCCCGGGCGGGCCAGGAGTGCCGGGACAGCCGGGTTCTGGAATTCCAAGCGTTCCTGGGCAGTCAAGTCCTGGTTATATTGGTGGTCAGGTTGGTGGAAATGGTCAATCAAGTCCTGGTTATATTGGTGGTCAGGTTGGCAGGGGTGTTGAAACTGTTTCTGGCGGTTTAGCAGCTTCTGCTGGAGTAGTTCCAGGTGCAGGTCCAGGTGGTGGCGGATCGTCCGCAGGGAAAACTGGTAAGGTTTTTGAGGTCGTGGCATCCTCAAGGGGAGGAGCAGGGAGTCAAATGCCATTCTACGCACTTTTAGGCGTTGTAAGTATCGTACTCCTTATAGGCGCCGGCTACATTTTCAAAGGAAGCGGAAAACTTTAA
- a CDS encoding VRR-NUC domain-containing protein → MISFKNIKAERLSSQGRKSKYLIDSKECFAEEVALLHYKKEGYDGIWAENSYWWMLLSLLFWHVIFAKIERLIPDSKSFMQLNGMPSDLFEEEFYERRRDLIRNRCQELLHGDIIQKLIESYEENYGKNCRLIEDWNAFSIDELAIPLKLVEREKLLKIFHRLLSDFNNNRRGLPDLILYNDNELFFAEVKSENDSITEDQLKWHDFLSKLGFKVELALINHTKRQIENKKRIYKPSSGKVTITFGYSTSKYREEAIDFIKRQETYFTEGEGKEKIYGATFEINEDDIEKIYKLLDYTTGWKTQKVIVNGEQMKSGTLRSALWCFRKKCTENKPLDYCETDDYRNKHLKSGCKGIYAFDEKLKDGLENGQWLNYGYVDTSFQKWIFNKEELKSRIKKLIEDIQLCPLFKDDNIWGLVEDLPPEIDPKTDEEWAFISANYDYWFWHNGKWLSNFGDTNFPGIHFMIGVKKLTPKEKMDVISRSHEYKII, encoded by the coding sequence ATGATTTCATTCAAGAATATAAAGGCTGAGAGATTATCTTCCCAAGGAAGAAAGTCGAAATATTTGATAGACAGTAAAGAATGTTTTGCTGAGGAAGTTGCATTGCTTCATTACAAAAAAGAGGGATATGATGGAATCTGGGCAGAAAATTCATATTGGTGGATGCTACTTTCTCTACTTTTCTGGCATGTTATTTTTGCTAAAATAGAAAGGCTTATTCCCGATTCTAAAAGTTTTATGCAGCTTAATGGCATGCCTTCTGATCTTTTCGAGGAGGAATTTTATGAAAGGCGTAGAGATCTTATCAGGAACAGATGCCAGGAACTCTTACATGGTGATATAATACAAAAATTAATTGAATCGTACGAGGAAAACTATGGCAAAAATTGTAGACTTATTGAGGACTGGAATGCATTTAGTATCGATGAATTAGCAATTCCCCTTAAGTTAGTGGAAAGGGAAAAGTTGTTAAAAATATTCCATAGGCTACTTTCTGATTTCAATAACAATAGAAGAGGCTTGCCAGATTTAATATTATATAATGATAATGAACTTTTTTTTGCGGAAGTGAAATCTGAAAATGACAGTATAACAGAGGACCAACTAAAATGGCACGACTTTTTATCAAAACTTGGATTTAAAGTAGAATTAGCCCTCATAAACCATACAAAAAGGCAGATTGAAAATAAGAAAAGGATTTACAAGCCCAGTAGTGGTAAAGTGACTATAACATTTGGTTATTCAACATCTAAGTATAGAGAAGAGGCAATAGATTTCATCAAAAGGCAAGAAACATACTTTACTGAAGGGGAAGGGAAAGAAAAGATTTATGGTGCCACATTCGAAATCAATGAAGATGACATTGAAAAAATATATAAACTTCTTGACTACACAACCGGTTGGAAAACGCAAAAAGTTATAGTAAATGGCGAACAAATGAAGTCAGGGACTCTGAGGAGCGCACTTTGGTGTTTCAGAAAAAAATGCACTGAAAACAAGCCTCTAGATTATTGTGAAACAGACGATTACAGGAACAAACATTTAAAATCAGGATGTAAAGGAATTTATGCTTTCGATGAAAAACTAAAAGATGGACTAGAAAATGGGCAATGGCTAAACTACGGTTACGTGGACACATCATTCCAGAAGTGGATCTTTAACAAAGAAGAGTTAAAATCAAGGATCAAAAAGTTGATAGAAGATATCCAATTATGTCCTCTCTTCAAGGACGATAATATTTGGGGTTTAGTTGAAGACCTCCCTCCAGAAATTGACCCAAAAACAGATGAGGAATGGGCTTTTATTTCCGCCAATTATGATTACTGGTTCTGGCACAATGGGAAATGGCTAAGTAATTTCGGTGACACCAACTTTCCAGGAATCCACTTCATGATTGGAGTAAAAAAATTAACTCCTAAAGAAAAAATGGATGTAATTTCAAGATCCCATGAATATAAAATAATTTGA
- a CDS encoding cupin domain-containing protein, translated as MIVKNVIDCKYERVLDGTLLCELLHPQHESLKMNFSLAHAILKPGEASLPHRLKESMEVYYILEGEGIMHIDDETKKVRMGDAIYIPAKAVQYIENSGDSMLSFLCVVSPPWRRKNEEVL; from the coding sequence GTGATTGTTAAGAATGTTATAGATTGTAAGTATGAAAGAGTTTTGGATGGTACCCTGCTCTGTGAACTTTTGCATCCTCAACATGAAAGCTTGAAGATGAATTTTAGTTTGGCTCATGCCATCCTTAAACCTGGCGAGGCTTCGCTACCACACCGTCTAAAAGAATCCATGGAAGTCTACTATATCCTAGAGGGCGAGGGTATAATGCATATTGATGATGAGACGAAAAAGGTCAGGATGGGAGATGCTATTTATATTCCAGCCAAGGCTGTGCAGTATATTGAGAACAGTGGCGATTCCATGCTTTCCTTTTTGTGTGTTGTGTCTCCTCCTTGGCGAAGAAAAAACGAAGAAGTACTATAA
- a CDS encoding DUF86 domain-containing protein: MSRRGDKEFLLDILEACNRIINFTNMVYDKFVEDIKTQDAVLRDIEIMGEAAKNII, encoded by the coding sequence ATGTCTCGTAGAGGTGATAAAGAGTTTCTGCTTGATATACTTGAAGCTTGTAACAGGATTATTAATTTCACAAATATGGTATATGATAAATTTGTAGAAGACATAAAAACACAAGATGCAGTATTACGAGATATTGAGATAATGGGTGAGGCCGCTAAGAATATAATCTGA
- a CDS encoding nucleotidyltransferase family protein: MLTSEEILRKIDENKDKIKRFGVKRIGLFGSYAKGRQRGKSDIDILVESEKGEATLENFLNLGEYLEKILGKKIDLLTKEGVKSIRIEHIRKDIEENVIYVS; encoded by the coding sequence TTGCTGACTTCCGAAGAGATATTGAGAAAAATAGATGAAAATAAAGATAAGATTAAAAGATTTGGAGTTAAAAGGATAGGTTTGTTTGGATCATATGCAAAAGGAAGGCAGAGAGGTAAAAGTGATATAGATATATTGGTAGAATCCGAAAAGGGCGAGGCAACCCTTGAGAATTTTCTAAATCTTGGAGAATATCTAGAGAAGATACTGGGTAAAAAAATTGATCTCCTTACAAAAGAGGGAGTGAAAAGTATAAGGATAGAACATATTCGAAAAGACATTGAGGAGAATGTGATATATGTCTCGTAG